Proteins encoded by one window of Salvia splendens isolate huo1 chromosome 7, SspV2, whole genome shotgun sequence:
- the LOC121811447 gene encoding E3 ubiquitin-protein ligase AIRP2-like — protein MYVSGGSPIRKSFRDSLKVLEADIQHANTLASDFPREYDGVCLQMRMSYSPAAHFLLFLVQWTDCHLAGALGLLRILIYKVYIDGTTTMSTHERKASIREFYAVIYPSLMQLEKGVLDSEDKKQKAVCLERYRRKDDDDLRHCSELDVEREEECGICMETNSKIVLPNCNHAICLKCYREWHSRSQSCPFCRDSLKRVNSGDLWVLLDNKDVVDMAAITRENLKMLFMYIDKLPVIIPDNLFDPYDSHVR, from the exons ATGTATGTAAGCGGCGGAAGTCCAATACGGAAGTCTTTCCGAGACTCGCTCAAAGTTCTTGAAGCCGATATTCAGCATGCTAATACTCT GGCATCCGATTTTCCAAGGGAGTATGATGGGGTGTGTCTACAAATGAGAATGTCATATAGTCCAGCTGCTCACTTTTTACTCTTTCTAGTTCAATGGACTGATTGCCACCTTGCCGGAGCTCTTGGACTGTTGCGGATCTTAATTTATAAG GTGTATATTGATGGCACCACCACTATGTCCACTCATGAGAGAAAAGCGAGCATTCGAGAGTTCTACG CTGTTATATATCCATCTTTAATGCAACTTGAGAAAGGTGTTCTGGATTCAGAAGATAAGAAACAGAAAGCTGTGTGTCTGGAGAGATACAGAAGGAAGGATGACGATGATCTCAGGCATTGCTCGGAACTGGATGTCGAGAGGGAGGAAGAATGTGGTATTTGCATGGAGACGAATAGCAAGATTGTCTTGCCCAACTGTAATCATGCCATTTGCCTCAAATGCTACAGAGAATG GCATTCAAGATCACAATCGTGCCCTTTCTGTCGTGACAGCTTAAAGAGGGTAAACTCTGGTGATCTATGGGTGCTTCTGGATAACAAGGACGTGGTAGACATGGCTGCTATAACAAGGGAGAATTTGAAGATGCTGTTTATGTATATAGATAAGTTGCCAGTGATTATCCCTGATAACCTATTTGATCCCTATGATTCCCATGTCAGGTAA